Proteins encoded by one window of Lasioglossum baleicum chromosome 4, iyLasBale1, whole genome shotgun sequence:
- the Cpsf73 gene encoding cleavage and polyadenylation specificity factor 73 — MSVKRKPDTQVPAEESDLLSIRPLGAGQEVGRSCIMLEFKGKKIMLDCGIHPGLSGMDALPFVDLVEADEIDLLLISHFHLDHCGALPWFLQKTSFKGRCFMTHATKAIYRWLLSDYIKVSNIATEQMLYTESDLETSMDKIETINFHEEKDVFGIKFWAYNAGHVLGAAMFMIEIAGVKILYTGDFSRQEDRHLMAAEIPNIHPDVLITESTYGTHIHEKREDREGRFTNLVHEIVNRGGRCLIPVFALGRAQELLLILDEYWSQHPELHEIPIYYASSLAKKCMAVYQTYVNAMNDKIRRQIAINNPFVFKHISNLKGIDHFEDIGPCVVMASPGMMQSGLSRELFESWCTDAKNGVIIAGYCVEGTLAKTILSEPEEITTMSGQKLPLKMSVDYISFSAHTDYQQTSEFIRILKPPHVVLVHGEQNEMGRLKAALQREYEDDPNTTMEIHNPRNTVAVELYFRGEKTAKVMGTLAMETPKTGQTLSGVLVKRNFNYHMLAPCDLSKYTDMSMSQVIQRQSVYFSASLPVLKHLLIQIAGNLEVVDDKKLRVFKNIDVTIDGKIVTMEWIATPVNDMYADSVLTAILQAEMMEQPPKVLPAPTKMDRMHFKECLIEMLQEMFGEDSVPKIFKGEKLYVTVDGKKAHIDLLNLEVTSKEDETFQQIVQTAVTKLHQSLAPPCDTI, encoded by the coding sequence AGAAAGTGACTTGTTGTCGATTAGACCGCTAGGTGCAGGGCAAGAAGTAGGAAGGTCATGTATTATGCTGGAATTCAAAGGCAAAAAGATAATGTTGGATTGCGGTATCCATCCTGGATTGTCTGGAATGGATGCGTTACCATTCGTAGATTTAGTAGAAGCAGACGAAATTGATTTGCTATTAATTTCTCACTTTCATTTGGACCACTGCGGAGCATTGCCATGGTTCTTGCAAAAGACAAGTTTTAAAGGACGATGCTTCATGACACATGCCACCAAAGCTATTTATCGTTGGCTGTTGTCTGATTATATTAAAGTTAGCAATATTGCTACGGAACAGATGTTGTATACGGAATCTGATCTAGAGACCAGTATGGATAAGATAGAAACGATTAATTTCCATGAAGAGAAGGATGTGTTCGGAATTAAATTTTGGGCGTATAATGCTGGACATGTATTGGGCGCTGCTATGTTTATGATAGAAATAGCAGgtgttaaaattttatatactgGAGATTTTAGTCGACAAGAAGACAGACATTTAATGGCTGCTGAAATTCCTAATATTCATCCGGACGTCTTAATTACTGAATCTACTTATGGCACGCATATACATGAAAAAAGGGAGGATCGTGAAGGAAGATTTACAAATTTAGTTCATGAAATTGTCAATAGAGGAGGAAGATGTTTAATACCTGTGTTTGCATTGGGCAGAGCACAAGAACTATTGCTTATTCTGGATGAGTATTGGAGCCAACATCCCGAACTTCATGAAATTCCCATATATTATGCCTCCTCATTAGCAAAAAAATGTATGGCCGTCTATCAAACTTACGTGAACGCAATGAACGACAAAATTAGGAGACAAATAGCTATTAACAATCCTTTTGTGTTCAAACATATTTCTAACTTAAAAGGTATCGATCATTTTGAAGACATTGGGCCATGCGTAGTAATGGCTTCTCCTGGTATGATGCAAAGCGGCTTGTCAAGAGAATTATTTGAATCTTGGTGTACAGATGCCAAAAATGGAGTTATAATAGCTGGTTATTGCGTTGAAGGAACACTGGCTAAAACTATTTTATCGGAACCAGAAGAAATCACAACCATGTCTGGGCAGAAGTTACCACTGAAAATGTCTGTCGATTACATATCATTTTCTGCGCACACAGACTATCAACAGACTTCGGAATTTATACGCATATTAAAGCCGCCACATGTTGTGCTGGTACATGGAGAACAAAATGAAATGGGAAGATTAAAAGCTGCTTTACAAAGAGAGTACGAAGACGATCCTAATACAACAATGGAGATACATAATCCTAGAAATACTGTAGCTGTGGAATTATACTTCAGAGGAGAGAAAACTGCTAAAGTAATGGGCACATTGGCAATGGAAACTCCAAAAACAGGACAAACATTGTCCGGAGTtttagtgaaaagaaatttcaatTATCATATGTTAGCACCTTGCGATTTGTCCAAATATACAGATATGAGTATGAGTCAAGTTATTCAAAGACAAAGCGTATATTTTTCGGCATCGTTACCAGTACTGAAACATCTTTTAATACAAATCGCTGGAAATTTAGAAGTGGTCGACGATAAAAAGTTGCGTGTCTTTAAAAATATCGATGTTACGATAGATGGGAAAATTGTTACTATGGAGTGGATTGCGACACCGGTAAATGATATGTACGCAGATTCTGTTTTGACTGCAATACTTCAAGCTGAAATGATGGAGCAGCCACCAAAAGTACTACCAGCTCCTACGAAAATGGATAGAATGCATTTTAAGGAATGTTTAATAGAAATGTTACAAGAAATGTTCGGCGAAGATTCtgtccccaaaatttttaaagGAGAGAAACTCTATGTGACGGTCGATGGGAAAAAAGCACATatagatttattaaatttagAAGTGACTAGCAAGGAAGACGAAACTTTTCAACAAATAGTACAAACAGCAGTAACTAAACTACATCAATCTTTGGCCCCGCCTTGTGATACAATCTAA